The following proteins are co-located in the Leishmania major strain Friedlin complete genome, chromosome 30 genome:
- the HMGR gene encoding 3-hydroxy-3-methylglutaryl-CoA reductase produces the protein MRRSLLLACSAAKGESWASMSDTEIMKQVENKKIAFHGLEQALAPDYDRAIAIRREIVKKKICPSPAATHPLERVPYKNYDWSSVVGQSCENILGYVPVPVGLAGPLLLDGKEVALPMATTEGALVASAHRGARAINLSGGCRTAVLKEGMTRAPVVEVNSFDEAITVIKFCEERFDVLREAFESTTRFGKLLSIKCAMAGRQVHLRFSAFTGDAMGMNMITKGCDKALQVLQQHIPSVRVLTLSGNFCTDKKPSALNWVEGRGKSVVAEAVIKRDVVESVLKCTVDSVVSLNVTKNLRGSALAGSIGGFNAHAANIVAALYIATGQDPAQVVESATCMTTVDKAGEDLVISLMMPSIEVGAVGGGTGLSSQRAMLELMGCAGSNKEDPGAHSRQIARVVAGAVICGELSLLSGLAAGHLLSAHMKLNRKPPTP, from the coding sequence ATGCGCCGCTCTCTGCTGCTTgcctgctccgccgccaaGGGTGAGAGCTGGGCATCCATGTCCGATACAGAGATCATGAAGCAGGTGGAGAATAAGAAGATTGCATTTCACGGCCTTGAGCAGGCTCTTGCACCCGACTATGACCGCGCCATCGCCATTCGTCGTGAGATTGTGAAGAAAAAGATATGTCCATCTCCAGCTGCCACACATCCGCTGGAGAGGGTTCCCTACAAGAACTACGACTGGAGCAGTGTTGTGGGACAGAGCTGCGAGAACATCCTCGGCTACGTTCCGGTACCGGTAGGGTTGGCTGGTCCGCTGCTGTTGGATGGAAAGGAAGTGGCACTGCCGATGGCGACGACGGAGGGTGCGCTGGTCGCGAGTGCGCACCGCGGTGCTCGCGCCATCAACCTGAGCGGCGGATGCCGGACAGCGGTGCTGAAGGAAGGCATGACGCGCGCCCCTGTAGTGGAGGTGAACTCCTTCGACGAGGCCATCACCGTGATCAAGTTCTGTGAGGAGCGGTTCGACGTTCTAAGGGAGGCCTTCGAGTCGACGACCCGCTTCGGGAAGTTGCTGAGCATCAAGTGTGCCATGGCGGGTCGCCAGGTGCATCTGCGCTTCTCTGCCTTTACCGGAGATGCGATGGGCATGAATATGATCACGAAGGGCTGCGacaaggcgctgcaggtgctgcagcagcacattcCCTCTGTGCGAGTGCTGACCTTGTCAGGCAACTTCTGCACTGACAAGAAACCGTCCGCACTGAACTGGGTGGAGGGACGCGGGAAGTCGGTCGTAGCGGAGGCCGTCATCAAGCGTGATGTGGTCGAGAGTGTTCTCAAGTGCACGGTGGACAGTGTTGTGTCGCTGAATGTAACTAAGAACCTGCGCGGATCTGCGCTTGCCGGTTCCATCGGCGGCTTcaacgcacacgctgccAACATCGTGGCCGCGCTCTACATCGCCACTGGCCAGGACCCCGCACAGGTAGTGGAGTCCGCAACCTGCATGACGACGGTTGACAAGGCTGGTGAGGATCTCGTGATCAGCCTCATGATGCCGAGCATTGAGGTCGGCGCCGTAGGCGGTGGTACAGGTCTGTCGTCGCAGCGCGCCATGCTGGAGCTGATGGGGTGCGCGGGCTCTAACAAGGAGGACCCAGGTGCCCACTCCCGCCAGATCGCGCGTGtcgttgctggcgcagtCATTTGCGGTGAGCTGTCCCTCTTGTCCGGCCTTGCAGCTGGCCACTTACTAAGCGCCCACATGAAGCTGAACCGCAAGCCTCCGACTCCGTAA
- a CDS encoding putative ribosomal protein S26 gives MTTKRRNHGRSKPAHSRGRVKPIHCFNCGRLTPKDKAVGRFVVRRMLDAASARDVAEASPVYGANFPMPKLYMKQRFCIACAIHSRTVRARPVGNRKIRYTKKVPFRPGGKK, from the coding sequence ATGACGACCAAGCGCCGCAACCACGGACGTTCGAAGCCCGCGCACAGCCGCGGTCGCGTCAAGCCGATCCACTGCTTCAACTGCGGTCGTCTCACCCCGAAGGACAAGGCCGTCGGCCGCTTTGTTGTGCGCCGCATGCTGGATGCCGCTTCCGCCCGCGATGTGGCGGAGGCGTCCCCGGTGTACGGTGCGAACTTCCCGATGCCGAAGCTCTACATGAAGCAGCGCTTCTGCATTGCGTGCGCTATCCACAGCCGCACCGTGCGTGCTCGCCCGGTCGGAAACCGCAAGATACGTTACACTAAGAAGGTGCCGTTCCGCCCGGGTGGCAAGAAGTAA